CAGCTGAGCCTTGGAGGCCGCGTCCAGGTCGGAGGCGAAGGCCGCGAAGGCCTCCAGGTCACGGTACTGCGAAAGGGACAGACGCAGCGTGCCCGCGACCTTCCGCATCGCCTTGGCCTGCGCGGAGCCACCGACTCGGGACACCGAGACGCCGACGTTGATGGCGGGCCGCACACCGGCGTTGAACAGGTCGGTCTCGAGGAAGACCTGGCCGTCGGTGATGGAGATGACGTTGGTCGGGATGAACGCCGAGACGTCGTTGCCCTTGGTCTCGATGACCGGCAGACCGGTCATGGAGCCACCGCCCATGTCGTCGGAGAGCTTGGCGCAGCGCTCCAGCAGACGGGAGTGAAGGTAGAAGACGTCGCCGGGGAAGGCCTCACGGCCCGGCGGGCGACGCAGCAGCAGCGAGACGGCGCGGTAAGCGTCCGCCTGCTTGGTCAGGTCGTCGAAGACGATCAGGACGTGCTTGCCCTGGTACATCCAGTGCTGACCGATCGCCGAGCCGGCGTACGGCGCGATGTACTTGTAGCCAGCGGGGTCGGAGGCAGGGGCGGCGACGATGGTGGTGTACTCCATCGCGCCGGCCTCCTCCAGGCGAGCGCGAACCTGCGCGATGGTCGAGCCCTTCTGGCCGACCGCGACGTAGACGCAGCGGACCTGCTTGGTCGGGTCGCCGGAGGCCCAGTTCTCGCGCTGGTTGAGGATCGTGTCGACGGCGATCGCCGTCTTGCCGGTGCCGCGGTCACCGATGATCAGCTGGCGCTGACCACGGCCGATCGCGGTCATGGCGTCGATCGCCTTGATGCCGGTGGCCAGCGACTCCTTCACGGGCTGCCGCTGGACGACGGTGGGGGCCTGAAGCTCGAGGGCACGAATGGCCTCGGCCTCGATGGCGCCCTTGCCGTCGAGCGGGTTGCCCAGGGGGTCGACCACGCGGCCGAGGAAGTTGTCGCCGACGGGCACGGACAGGACCTCGCCCGTCCGACGGACCGTCTGGCCCTCCTCGATGCCGCTGAAGTCGCCCAGGATCACGGCACCGATCTCGCGGGTGTCGAGGTTAAGTGCCAGGCCGCGCGTGCCGTTCTCGAACTCGAGCAGCTCGTTAGCCATCGCCGAGGGAAGGCCGGAGACATGGGCAATGCCGTCGCCGGCGTCGACGACGGTCCCGATCTCCTCGCGCGCGGCGCCTTCCGGTTCGTACGCCTGGACGAAGCGCTCAAGCGCGTCCCGGATCTCGTCCGGCCGGATCGTAAGCTCCGCCATCTCTACTCTGTCTCCCTATTCGCCTAGCCGGCCAACCGGCGGCGGACTTCTTCGATTCGTCCCACAATGGTGGTGTCGATGATCTCGTCGCCGATGCGGACCGAGAACCCACCGAGCACTCGCTTGTCCACCTCGACGTTCAGGTGCACGTCACGGCCGTAGGAGGAGCTCAGCCACGCCGCCAGGCGCTGCTTCTGCCCCTCGGTCAGCTCGACCGCGCTGCGCACCACCGCCACGAGGCGCTGGCGCTGCGCGGCCACGAGGTGACCGGCCTCCTCCAGCCCTGCTTCCAGGCTACGCCCGCGCGGATGCACCGCGACCTGCGTGATCAGGCGCAGGGTGGTCGGAGCCACCTTGCCGCCGAGCAGGTCGCGCAGCAGCTGCTCCTTGCCCGACGCGGGCGCCGCCTGGTCGGCGAGCGCACGGCGCAGGTCGGGGTTGGCGGCGACGACGCGACCGAAGCGGAAGAGCTCGTCCTCCACGTCGTCGAGCCTGGACTGGCTCTCCGCCTCAGCGGCCGCGGCGACGACGCCGAGCCGCTCGAGCACGTCGGCCAGGTCACCGGCGCGCGACCACCTGGCCGCGACCGCGGCCTCGGTGGTGGCCAGCGCCGCCTCGTTGACCTTGCCCCCGAGCAGCGCGCGCACGGTGGCCGCCTTCTGCTCGGCGGGCCTGGCCGGGTCGGACAGAGCGCGGCGCAGGCCGTGCTCCCGGTCGAGCAGATCCGCGACCGCGAACAGCTCGTCGGAGAGCGCACCGAGGTCGGCACTGCCGGCGACCGCGTTGAACCGCTCCTCGACCTCGGCCAGCGACGTCCTGCTCAGACCACGCATCAGCGCACCGCCTGCGGCGAGGACTCCAGCTCGTCGAGGAACCGGTCGACGATGCGGCTCTGCCGGACCTCGTCCTCAAGGGACTCGCCGACGATGCGGCCGGCCAGATCGGTCGACAGGCGACCGATCTCGGCACGGAGCTGCGAGAAGGCGGCCTGGCGGTCCGCCTCGATCTGCGCGTGGGCCGCCTCGACGAGGCGACGGGCCTCGGCCTGCGCCTCCTCGCGGAGCTCGGCCTTGATCTGCGCGGCCTGCTCGCGAGCCTCCTCGCGAAGCCGGGCCGCCTCGTGCCTGGCCTCGGCCAGCTGGTCGCGGTACTGCTGCTGCAGGGCCTGCGCCTCGGCCTGGGCCTCCTCGGCCCGCTTGATGCCACCCTCGATCGCGTCGGTCCGCTCAGCCAGCGTCTTCTGGATGCGCGGCATGAGGATCTTGCCGACGACGAAGAGGATGACGAAGAACGAGAAGACACCGACGACGAGCTCGTAGGCGTGCGGGATGAGAGGGTTGGATGCCCCCTCCTCGGCGAGGAGCGTAGCTGCCTTGTACATCATGAGTGCAGCCTTTCGTCAGAAGGGCGGCGCGTTACTTGATGCCCTGGAAGATGAACGGCGCGACCAGACCGATCAGGGCGAGGGCCTCGGTGAGGACGAAGCCGAGGAGCATGTTCTGGCGGATCAGGCCGTACGCCTCCGGCTGGCGGGCG
This genomic interval from Nonomuraea helvata contains the following:
- the atpA gene encoding F0F1 ATP synthase subunit alpha — protein: MAELTIRPDEIRDALERFVQAYEPEGAAREEIGTVVDAGDGIAHVSGLPSAMANELLEFENGTRGLALNLDTREIGAVILGDFSGIEEGQTVRRTGEVLSVPVGDNFLGRVVDPLGNPLDGKGAIEAEAIRALELQAPTVVQRQPVKESLATGIKAIDAMTAIGRGQRQLIIGDRGTGKTAIAVDTILNQRENWASGDPTKQVRCVYVAVGQKGSTIAQVRARLEEAGAMEYTTIVAAPASDPAGYKYIAPYAGSAIGQHWMYQGKHVLIVFDDLTKQADAYRAVSLLLRRPPGREAFPGDVFYLHSRLLERCAKLSDDMGGGSMTGLPVIETKGNDVSAFIPTNVISITDGQVFLETDLFNAGVRPAINVGVSVSRVGGSAQAKAMRKVAGTLRLSLSQYRDLEAFAAFASDLDAASKAQLERGQRLVELLKQPQYSPFSLEREVASIWAGTTGELDDVPIEDVRRFEQEFLDYIQSSHKGIFDTIRETRELTDDTVTSLKDAITDFKKGFTTSSGELLVKDEPVAPLEAGEVGQEKIKKVVRPAEKK
- a CDS encoding F0F1 ATP synthase subunit delta, whose protein sequence is MRGLSRTSLAEVEERFNAVAGSADLGALSDELFAVADLLDREHGLRRALSDPARPAEQKAATVRALLGGKVNEAALATTEAAVAARWSRAGDLADVLERLGVVAAAAEAESQSRLDDVEDELFRFGRVVAANPDLRRALADQAAPASGKEQLLRDLLGGKVAPTTLRLITQVAVHPRGRSLEAGLEEAGHLVAAQRQRLVAVVRSAVELTEGQKQRLAAWLSSSYGRDVHLNVEVDKRVLGGFSVRIGDEIIDTTIVGRIEEVRRRLAG
- a CDS encoding F0F1 ATP synthase subunit B; amino-acid sequence: MYKAATLLAEEGASNPLIPHAYELVVGVFSFFVILFVVGKILMPRIQKTLAERTDAIEGGIKRAEEAQAEAQALQQQYRDQLAEARHEAARLREEAREQAAQIKAELREEAQAEARRLVEAAHAQIEADRQAAFSQLRAEIGRLSTDLAGRIVGESLEDEVRQSRIVDRFLDELESSPQAVR
- the atpE gene encoding ATP synthase F0 subunit C; this translates as MSVLAEVSGNVTAIGYGLAAIGPGIGVGIIFGQGVQAIARQPEAYGLIRQNMLLGFVLTEALALIGLVAPFIFQGIK